Proteins from a genomic interval of Polyodon spathula isolate WHYD16114869_AA chromosome 1, ASM1765450v1, whole genome shotgun sequence:
- the LOC121312695 gene encoding uncharacterized protein LOC121312695 produces MPHSHTAASNRMAHCCIGIPLILLYLPASAFTVKIKNVYFIDEVKGVNLTVPKESGGTRWVWEWTPHHGRSGRVQIAQVKLGDADYSWNWTSEINCSHFEAGAHGNMFIKPVFENAGLFTFRQIKPNGKVLAKFEVYAFKFFPFFWDPVKVGTDVTRVCTISRVKESMKVQWKHNEEPTRATQFNFNTTTTFLMIQNVQELSAGQYSCSLQTNQTVLYSVYNTIRLETAAQPTHYTLYRESANQSKVQLYCNMRTSYSTVEWSWKSQGSDSAARRIASATRNQPAEISPSTHFTGRVARMDGVSRQSFALHIAPVTFQDAGIFFCDADSREYMSITLITLEVSVEPSGGLTVGEEVSLTCTVSEVYESFRLAWLKDYGRTMLISKQETLTPSGTVRSLTLVIPSVQTHHRKWACAVFQGNIPRAFLPLRLEAKERHISVGFLGSVVCAGLFFLISVAALVFLMRRKCTRAQTCLRKEQTSISTAEKNNGNKTSDLHIYDNVENIYENC; encoded by the exons ATGCCGCACTCACACACAGCTGCTTCTAACAGAATGGCTCACTGCTGCATTGGGATTCCTCTCATATTGCTCTACCTCCCTGCCTCAGCCTTCA CAGTGAAGATTAAAAATGTTTACTTCATCGACGAGGTGAAGGGTGTCAATCTGACTGTCCCTAAAGAGAGTGGGGGAACAAGATGGGTCTGGGAGTGGACCCCGCATCACGGCAGATCTGGGAGGGTGCAGATAGCACAAGTAAAGCTGGGAGACGCTGATTATTCCTGGAACTGGACTTCAGAGATAAACTGCAGCCACTTTGAAGCAGGTGCCCATGGAAACATGTTCATCAAACCTGTGTTTGAAAATGCAGGACTTTTTACTTTCAGACAAATCAAACCGAATGGCAAAGTCCTGGCAAAGTTTGAAGTGTATGCTTTTAAAT TTTTTCCATTTTTCTGGGACCCAGTTAAAGTTGGGACAGATGTCACTCGGGTGTGCACGATTTCGAGAGTGAAGGAGTCTATGAAAGTCCAGTGGAAACACAATGAGGAGCCGACTCGCGCCACCCAGTTTAATTTCAATACCACCACCACATTCCTGATGATCCAGAACGTGCAGGAGCTCAGTGCAGGGCAATACTCGTGCAGCttgcaaacaaaccaaacagtCCTCTACAGCGTTTACAATACAATACGACTTGAAACAG CTGCCCAGCCTACGCACTACACCTTGTACAGGGAATCTGCAAACCAAAGCAAAGTGCAACTCTACTGCAACATGCGAACAAGTTACAGCACAGTGGAGTGGTCCTGGAAATCTCAGGGCTCCGACAGTGCCGCCCGCCGCATAGCGTCTGCCACCAGAAACCAACCCGCCGAAATCTCTCCGTCGACTCACTTCACTGGGAGAGTGGCACGGATGGACGGAGTTTCTagacagagctttgctcttcaCATCGCTCCCGTCACCTTTCAAGATGCTGGGATATTCTTCTGTGATGCTGATTCTCGAGAATATATGAGTATAACGCTTATAACATTGGAGG TCTCAGTGGAGCCCTCTGGTGGACTGACTGTGGGCGAGGAGGTGAGCCTTACCTGCACTGTCTCAGAGGTCTATGAGAGCTTTCGGCTGGCGTGGCTGAAGGATTATGGCCGGACCATGCTGATTTCTAAACAGGAGACCCTGACCCCTTCAGGCACTGTCCGGAGCCTGACCCTGGTCATACCCAGTGTCCAAACCCATCATCGGAAATGGGCGTGTGCTGTGTTCCAGGGAAACATTCCCAGGGCCTTTTTACCACTCCGCCTGGAAGCCAAAG AGAGACACATTTCTGTTGGCTTTCTTGGATCGGTGGTCTGTGCTGGGCTTTTCTTCCTGATTTCTGTAGCTGCATTGGTGTTTTTAATGCGAAGGAAATGCACACGGG CACAGACTTGTCTGAGAAAAGAGCAAACATCCATCAGTACCGCTGAGAAGAACAACGGCAACAAGACAAGTG ATCTGCACATTTACGACAATGTGGAAAATATCTATGAAAACTGTTGA
- the LOC121312703 gene encoding general transcription factor IIH subunit 2-like — translation MDEEPERAKRWEGGYERTWEILKEDESGSLKATVENILFKAKRKRVFEPHGQVRLGMMRHLYVVMDTSRTMEDQDLKPNRLTSTLKLLEYFVEEYFDQNPISQLGIITTKNKRAEKLTDLSGNPKKHVADLKKAKDTICAGEPSLYNSLSLAVQTLRHMPGHASREVLVIFSSLTTCDPANVYELIKSLKALKIRVSVIGLSAEVRVCTVLTRETGGTYHVILDESHFKELLQYHVKPHPASSSSECSLIRMGFPQHTIASTCDQDCKPSFSMAHLDSSGSGPSLTLGGYYCPQCRAKYTELPVECKVCGLTLVSAPHLARSFHHLFPLEPFTETPLQDYQGQKFCQGCQGELKDQNVYMCTSCQSVFCVECDLFIHESLHCCPSCIHNQPSPPGV, via the exons ATGGATGAAGAACCCGAACGAGCCAAACGCTGGGAAGGAGGCTATGAGAGGACCTG GGAAATCCTTAAAGAAGATGAATCCGGATCCCTCAAGGCAACTGTGGAAAATATTCTGTTCAAGGCGAAGAGAAAACG AGTGTTTGAGCCCCATGGACAGGTTAGGCTTGGGATG ATGCGTCACCTGTATGTGGTGATGGATACTTCAAGGACAATGGAAGACCAGGACTTGAAGCCCAACAGACTTACAAGCACACTAAAG CTCTTGGAATATTTTGTGGAAGAGTATTTTGATCAGAACCCAATCAGCCAG TTGGGAATCATTACCACAAAGAACAAAAGGGCAGAAAAGCTGACAGACCTTTCTG GAAACCCAAAGAAGCATGTAGCTGACTTGAAGAAAGCTAAAGATACCATTTGTGCTGGAGAACCGTCCCTCTATAATTCACTCAGTCTAGCCGTGCAAACTCTGAG ACACATGCCGGGCCATGCTAGCAGGGAAGTGCTGGTGATATTTAGCAGTCTCACAACCTGTGATCCAGCCAACGTTTATGAATTGATAAAG AGTCTGAAGGCTCTTAAAATCCGCGTGTCAGTGATTGGTCTGTCTGCTGAAGTGCGGGTGTGCACTGTCCTGACTCGGGAGACTGGCG GAACATACCATGTCATTTTAGATGAAAGCCACTTCAAGGAGCTGCTACAGTATCACGTCAAGCCCCATCCTGCCAGCTCCAGCTCGGAGTGCTCCCTCATTCGAATGG gttTTCCTCAGCATACAATTGCATCCACATGTGATCAAGACTGCAAACCATCTTTCAGCATGGC GCACCTGGACAGCAGTGGCAGTGGGCCAAGCCTGACACTGGGAGGGTATTACTGCCCTCAGTGCAGAGCTAAATACACCGAACTGCCCGTGGAGTGTAAAGTCTGCG gtcttaCGTTGGTGTCTGCCCCTCACCTGGCGCGCTCCTTCCATCACCTTTTCCCGTTAGAGCCTTTCACAGAAACACCTTTACAAGACTACCAAGGACAAAA GTTTTGTCAAGGGTGCCAGGGAGAACTCAAAGACCAGAAT GTGTACATGTGCACGTCCTGCCAGAGTGTGTTCTGTGTGGAGTGTGATCTCTTCATTCACGAATCCTTACACTGCTGCCCCTCCTGTATACACAACCAGCCCAGCCCTCCAGGCGTCTGA